In a single window of the Natronosalvus caseinilyticus genome:
- a CDS encoding aldo/keto reductase, with translation MSSNSIANESDTFEIGNSTVHRLGFGAMRLCGDDIVGPPVDEEAAREVVQRAVDCGVDFVDTADSYGPGVSERLVGEVLGDRDDVLVATKAGLLRNREGDWIAHGDPDYIRNQVLTSLDRLGTDTIDLYQFHRPDDDTPFEDSVAAFAELKDEGLVREVGLSNVSTEQLDQAREQVEVATVQNRYNVNDRSSADVLEVCAENDIGFIPWAPIDGDDLEAHDDLLDEIAAEHDATRRQVALAWLLERADVILPIPGTSNPDHVESNVAASQLSLADDDVRRLTEAAN, from the coding sequence GTGAGTAGTAACTCGATCGCAAACGAGAGCGATACGTTCGAGATCGGCAATTCGACCGTCCACCGTCTCGGGTTCGGCGCGATGCGTCTCTGCGGCGACGACATCGTGGGCCCGCCGGTGGACGAGGAGGCCGCCCGCGAGGTCGTCCAGCGCGCCGTCGACTGCGGCGTCGACTTCGTCGACACGGCGGACTCTTACGGCCCCGGCGTTAGCGAGCGACTCGTCGGTGAGGTACTCGGCGACCGCGACGACGTACTCGTCGCGACCAAGGCGGGGCTGCTCCGCAACCGCGAGGGTGACTGGATCGCCCACGGTGATCCGGATTACATTCGCAACCAGGTGCTCACGTCGCTCGATCGGCTCGGGACCGACACCATCGACCTCTATCAGTTCCACCGACCGGACGACGACACGCCGTTCGAAGACTCCGTGGCGGCCTTCGCCGAACTCAAAGACGAGGGGCTCGTTCGCGAGGTCGGCCTCAGTAACGTCTCCACGGAACAGCTCGACCAGGCGCGCGAACAGGTCGAGGTCGCCACCGTCCAGAACCGATACAACGTGAACGACCGCTCGTCGGCGGACGTCCTCGAGGTCTGTGCCGAGAACGACATCGGGTTCATCCCGTGGGCACCGATCGACGGCGACGATCTCGAGGCTCACGACGACCTCCTCGACGAAATCGCGGCGGAGCACGACGCCACGCGGCGTCAGGTCGCGCTGGCGTGGTTGCTCGAGCGAGCCGACGTCATCCTTCCGATCCCCGGCACGTCGAATCCGGATCACGTCGAGTCGAACGTCGCAGCTTCGCAGCTCTCGCTCGCGGACGACGACGTACGGCGGCTGACCGAGGCGGCCAATTAG
- a CDS encoding DUF502 domain-containing protein, which yields MAIPDSPDGAPASPREAGKSLYEGTLDVLMTGIAIIVPLVITLYVLQIVLEFITNALVPFIELLQWFGIIDWFRRTELVGALVQMGLYPYIIGFLTELITLALLLGIVIVVGSIGRHRYGERAIEMVDLAIAAIPGFGTVYKSFRRMGDVMLDNEAENFQEIKLVQCFDDDIYVIGFETSTSPETIADVTGHDEMVTLFIPLAPNPVTGGFLTHVPRSRVMDVDMTIEEGVRSILTSGVATGESASDPTPVTMGDLEKVTDIDRLQDAITADDGTVADDGSVDDDGESGN from the coding sequence ATGGCGATTCCAGACTCGCCCGATGGGGCACCGGCCTCTCCCAGAGAAGCTGGCAAGTCTCTCTACGAAGGAACGCTCGACGTGTTGATGACCGGTATCGCGATCATCGTTCCGCTCGTCATTACCCTCTACGTTTTACAGATCGTCCTCGAGTTCATCACCAACGCGTTAGTGCCGTTCATCGAACTCCTGCAGTGGTTCGGGATCATCGACTGGTTCCGACGCACGGAACTCGTCGGTGCGCTCGTCCAGATGGGGCTCTACCCCTACATTATCGGCTTTCTCACGGAACTCATCACTCTCGCGCTCCTGTTAGGGATCGTCATCGTCGTCGGATCGATCGGTCGCCACCGCTACGGCGAACGGGCTATCGAGATGGTCGACCTCGCTATCGCCGCTATTCCCGGGTTCGGAACCGTCTACAAGAGCTTTCGTCGCATGGGCGACGTCATGCTCGACAACGAGGCGGAGAACTTCCAGGAGATCAAACTCGTCCAGTGTTTCGACGACGACATCTACGTGATCGGCTTCGAGACGAGCACGTCGCCGGAGACGATCGCGGACGTCACCGGCCACGACGAGATGGTCACGCTGTTCATCCCGCTCGCGCCGAATCCAGTAACTGGTGGCTTCCTGACGCACGTCCCGCGAAGCCGCGTTATGGACGTCGACATGACGATCGAGGAGGGCGTCCGGAGCATCCTCACGAGCGGCGTCGCCACCGGCGAATCCGCCAGCGATCCGACCCCGGTCACCATGGGAGATCTCGAGAAGGTCACGGACATCGACCGACTTCAAGACGCGATTACCGCCGACGATGGCACCGTCGCTGACGACGGCTCCGTCGACGACGACGGCGAATCCGGTAACTGA
- a CDS encoding DUF7344 domain-containing protein codes for MEALPSSEADEQLTADVILELLANRRRRYLLYALRGRTVPIELSKLAEEVAGWEHDVHPDEVAKNEYKSVYVSSVQCHVPKLADAGVVDHDEDNHTVILAENFEQLEPYLRVVIKDEPENSRLHDALEVERGDGLLGSLRQRLKS; via the coding sequence ATGGAAGCGCTTCCCTCGAGTGAGGCAGACGAGCAACTCACGGCGGACGTAATTCTGGAGTTGCTCGCCAACCGCCGTCGTCGGTACCTCCTCTACGCGCTTCGCGGCCGCACGGTGCCCATCGAGTTATCGAAACTGGCCGAAGAAGTCGCTGGCTGGGAGCACGACGTGCACCCCGACGAGGTCGCGAAAAACGAGTACAAGAGCGTGTACGTGTCCTCGGTTCAGTGTCACGTTCCGAAGCTCGCCGACGCCGGCGTGGTCGACCACGACGAGGACAACCACACGGTCATCCTCGCCGAGAACTTCGAACAGCTCGAGCCGTATCTCAGGGTGGTGATCAAGGACGAACCCGAGAACTCACGGCTCCACGACGCCCTCGAGGTCGAACGCGGCGACGGGTTGCTCGGGTCGCTTCGTCAGCGCCTCAAGTCCTGA
- a CDS encoding DUF192 domain-containing protein, with product MRQSYRRVWSALVVVVVVLAVGYGLVQLSILPAPWTHDSGDVRVVDGDGTTKLAVDVEVADTYEQRYTGLSDHDSLENGTGMLFVYSDEDDRTYVMREMDFDIDIIFIGADREITEIHHARAPEAGEDGEDLRYSGEAKWVLEVPRGTANESNLEVGDEVEIDLED from the coding sequence ATGCGACAGTCCTACAGGCGCGTCTGGTCTGCGCTCGTCGTCGTGGTCGTCGTGCTCGCGGTCGGCTACGGACTCGTCCAGCTCTCGATCCTCCCCGCGCCGTGGACTCACGATAGCGGCGACGTGCGTGTCGTGGACGGGGACGGGACCACCAAACTCGCCGTCGACGTCGAGGTGGCCGACACCTACGAACAGCGCTACACCGGTCTCAGCGACCACGACTCCCTCGAGAACGGCACGGGAATGCTGTTCGTCTACAGCGACGAGGACGACCGAACGTACGTCATGCGTGAGATGGACTTCGACATCGACATCATCTTCATCGGGGCCGACCGCGAAATCACCGAAATCCACCACGCACGAGCGCCAGAGGCCGGCGAGGACGGCGAGGACCTCCGATACTCCGGCGAGGCGAAGTGGGTCCTCGAAGTGCCACGCGGCACGGCCAACGAGTCGAATCTCGAGGTCGGTGACGAGGTCGAGATTGACCTCGAAGACTGA
- a CDS encoding ABC transporter ATP-binding protein, with protein sequence MSSVDWDEDDPFQEQREKIENPMQRLVFEYGRPYWVSVTSGITASVFARLLDLIPPILLGLAIDAIFLQDRPFDLRFVPNEWLPTEQADQFTLTVVIIALSFTIGAAFHWLRNWGFNAFAQDIQHDVRTDTYDKMQRLDMEFFADKQTGEMMSILSNDVNQLERFLNDGLNSAFRLGVMVLGIAAVLLTINPQLALVSMAPVPLIAVFTYIFVKKIQPKYAAVRSSVGEVNSRLENNLGGIQVIKADNTENYESGRVEDVSRKYYDTNWGAITIRIKFFPGLQIISGIGFVLTFLVGGYWVFNGAPGPFSGDLGVGEFATFILLTQQLVWPMAQFGQIINMYQRAEASAERIFGLMDEQGRIETDVDAPDLEIDEGRVEYDDVTFSYDEEEIIVDDISFDVPGGETIALVGPTGAGKSTVLKLLLRLHDVDDGAIRIDDQDIREVSLPSLRQSMGYVGQQSYLFYGTVKENVTYGTFDASEEELVEAAKAAEAHDFIQNLPDGYDTMVGERGVKLSGGQRQRLCIARAILKDPEILILDEATSDVDTETEMLIQRSIDHLTEERTTFAIAHRLSTIKDADQIVVLEGGEIVERGTHDELIESDGLYAHLWGVQAGEIDELPQEFIERAQKRTARTQARRGGD encoded by the coding sequence ATGAGTAGTGTTGACTGGGACGAGGACGACCCATTCCAAGAGCAACGGGAGAAGATCGAGAATCCCATGCAACGGCTGGTGTTCGAGTACGGCCGGCCGTACTGGGTCTCGGTCACGTCCGGGATTACCGCGAGCGTTTTCGCCCGTTTGCTCGATCTGATTCCACCGATTTTGCTCGGACTGGCGATCGACGCGATATTTCTGCAGGACCGCCCCTTCGACCTACGGTTCGTTCCGAACGAGTGGTTGCCGACTGAGCAAGCCGATCAGTTCACCCTGACGGTCGTCATCATCGCCCTCTCGTTTACGATCGGCGCGGCGTTTCACTGGCTTCGCAACTGGGGGTTCAACGCGTTCGCACAGGACATCCAGCACGACGTGCGGACGGACACCTACGACAAGATGCAGCGCCTCGACATGGAGTTCTTCGCCGACAAGCAGACCGGGGAGATGATGTCGATTCTCTCGAACGACGTCAACCAGCTCGAGCGATTTCTCAACGACGGACTCAACTCGGCGTTCCGACTCGGGGTTATGGTCCTCGGGATCGCTGCGGTGCTGCTGACGATCAATCCACAACTGGCCCTCGTCTCGATGGCTCCCGTGCCCCTGATCGCGGTCTTCACCTACATCTTCGTCAAGAAGATCCAGCCGAAGTACGCCGCGGTGCGCTCGAGCGTCGGAGAAGTCAACTCCCGCCTCGAGAACAACCTCGGGGGCATCCAGGTGATCAAGGCCGACAACACCGAGAACTACGAATCTGGGCGCGTCGAGGACGTCTCCCGGAAGTACTACGACACGAACTGGGGGGCGATTACCATCCGGATCAAGTTCTTCCCCGGGCTCCAGATCATCTCGGGCATCGGCTTCGTCCTGACGTTCCTCGTCGGCGGTTACTGGGTGTTCAATGGCGCGCCGGGCCCCTTCTCCGGAGACCTTGGCGTCGGCGAGTTCGCGACGTTCATCCTGCTCACCCAGCAACTCGTCTGGCCGATGGCCCAGTTCGGACAGATCATCAATATGTACCAGCGAGCGGAGGCGTCCGCCGAACGCATCTTCGGGCTGATGGACGAACAGGGGCGCATCGAGACCGACGTCGACGCGCCCGACCTCGAGATCGACGAGGGCCGCGTTGAGTACGACGACGTGACGTTCAGCTACGACGAGGAGGAGATCATCGTTGACGACATCTCCTTCGACGTCCCTGGCGGCGAGACGATCGCTCTCGTCGGTCCGACTGGGGCCGGGAAGTCGACCGTCCTCAAGCTCCTGTTGCGCCTCCACGACGTCGACGACGGAGCCATCCGAATCGACGACCAGGACATCCGCGAGGTCTCCCTTCCGAGTCTGCGCCAGTCGATGGGGTACGTCGGTCAGCAGTCGTACCTCTTCTACGGAACCGTCAAGGAGAACGTCACTTACGGGACCTTCGACGCCAGCGAGGAGGAGCTCGTCGAGGCCGCCAAAGCCGCCGAGGCACACGACTTCATCCAGAACCTGCCCGACGGCTACGACACGATGGTCGGCGAGCGCGGCGTCAAACTCTCGGGCGGCCAGCGCCAGCGGCTGTGTATCGCGCGGGCGATCCTCAAGGACCCCGAGATCCTCATCCTGGACGAGGCGACGAGCGACGTCGACACCGAGACCGAGATGCTCATTCAGCGATCGATCGACCACCTCACAGAAGAGCGAACGACGTTCGCCATCGCGCACCGCCTCTCGACGATCAAGGACGCCGACCAGATCGTCGTCCTCGAGGGTGGCGAAATCGTCGAACGTGGCACTCACGACGAGTTGATCGAGAGCGACGGACTGTACGCCCACCTCTGGGGCGTGCAGGCGGGCGAAATCGACGAACTCCCCCAGGAGTTCATCGAGCGCGCTCAGAAGCGAACGGCGCGGACACAGGCGCGTCGCGGCGGCGATTGA
- a CDS encoding DUF5789 family protein, with translation MSEDSRELGIELGALQDELKDHDYPVSQDELLENHGDIELEMGEETATLEELIGPLNEDEYGSYEEVEQAVMNMVGDEAIGRKNYSDRTPPAPGEERQKDNPSGEDVQSEDESF, from the coding sequence ATGAGCGAAGATTCCCGCGAACTCGGCATCGAATTGGGGGCGCTCCAGGACGAACTCAAGGACCACGACTACCCCGTCTCACAGGACGAACTGCTCGAGAATCACGGCGACATCGAACTCGAGATGGGCGAGGAGACCGCGACGCTCGAGGAACTCATCGGGCCGCTGAACGAGGACGAGTACGGGTCCTACGAGGAGGTCGAACAGGCCGTCATGAACATGGTCGGCGACGAGGCGATCGGCCGGAAAAATTACAGCGATCGGACGCCGCCTGCACCCGGCGAGGAGCGACAGAAGGACAACCCCTCGGGCGAGGACGTCCAGTCCGAAGACGAATCCTTCTAA